Below is a window of Anaerolineales bacterium DNA.
AGGCGAGCGGGTTGATCTTCACCAAGTCGTTGGCGACCTCCACCACGCGGATGTCCTTGCGGTGCTCGGTTTCGTCGCGCCGCAGGCCGGTGATCCAGGCGTCGTAGTTGCGCAAAGCGCGGGCCATCGGCTCCACCTTGCGGATCCCGCAGCAGCGGCCCGGATCGGTGCGATACAGGTCCGCGCCGAGCGTGCGCTCCTGCTCCTCGACGCTGATCCGGGGGGTGAATTCGTGCAGGTTGAGCTTCCATTCCTTGCGCAGCTTCTCGATGAATTCGATCGTCTCGGGGAAATCGTAGCCGGTGTTGAGGTAGATCACGTCGAGGTCGGGGCGGATGGTGCGCAGCATGTGGAGCAGGACGATGCTGTCTTTCCCGAACGACGCGGCGATGCACAGGCAGCGGAATTTCGCGCAAGCCCACTTGAGGATCTCCTGCGGGGCGGATTTTTCGAGCTGTTCG
It encodes the following:
- a CDS encoding phosphoadenylyl-sulfate reductase codes for the protein MAHKTDISKTEIEQLEKSAPQEILKWACAKFRCLCIAASFGKDSIVLLHMLRTIRPDLDVIYLNTGYDFPETIEFIEKLRKEWKLNLHEFTPRISVEEQERTLGADLYRTDPGRCCGIRKVEPMARALRNYDAWITGLRRDETEHRKDIRVVEVANDLVKINPLASWTAEDVWGYIRANNVPYNPLYDKGYVSLGCRPCTLAGTWGRFERAGRWAGTTKAGGECGIHVNSTMAEYGEASPVPAEKRSSKK